A portion of the Glycine max cultivar Williams 82 chromosome 10, Glycine_max_v4.0, whole genome shotgun sequence genome contains these proteins:
- the LOC100500341 gene encoding cornichon superfamily protein precursor, with protein MGWNLLFWLAICFPSNIALLASTFYQVLILSDLESDYINPFDAASRINYFVLPEFVGQGALCALCLFTGHWFMFLLTVPVTCYHLRLYVKREHLIDVTEVFRVLNAEKKYRIAKLALYLTVLIVTIFRLTLTAVYYLGIEDDEDIGNLW; from the exons ATGGGTTGGAATCTCCTCTTCTGGCTCGCCATTTGTTTCCCTTCCAATATTGCCCTTCTCGCATCCACTTTCTACCAg GTTTTGATTCTATCTGATTTGGAATCTGATTACATCAACCCGTTCGACGCGGCATCGCGGATTAACTACTTCGTCCTCCCGGAGTTCGTTGGGCAGGGTGCACTGTGTGCCCTCTGCCTCTTCACTGGCCACTGGTTCATGTTTTTGCTCACTGTTCCTGTTACTTGCTATCATCTCAGgct GTATGTGAAAAGAGAGCATCTTATTGATGTTACTGAGGTGTTTAGGGTACTTAATGCCGAGAAGAAATATCGGATAGCCAAACTTGCTTTATACTTAACAGTTCTCATTGTTACTATCTTCAG GCTTACATTAACCGCCGTCTACTATTTAGGCATCGAAGACGATGAAGACATAGGAAACCTTTGGTAA
- the LOC100500341 gene encoding cornichon superfamily protein isoform X1, whose protein sequence is MGWNLLFWLAICFPSNIALLASTFYQVLILSDLESDYINPFDAASRINYFVLPEFVGQGALCALCLFTGHWFMFLLTVPVTCYHLRLYVKREHLIDVTEVFRVLNAEKKYRIAKLALYLTVLIVTIFRILAAGRVILYSSKFEELDIRLNPIGF, encoded by the exons ATGGGTTGGAATCTCCTCTTCTGGCTCGCCATTTGTTTCCCTTCCAATATTGCCCTTCTCGCATCCACTTTCTACCAg GTTTTGATTCTATCTGATTTGGAATCTGATTACATCAACCCGTTCGACGCGGCATCGCGGATTAACTACTTCGTCCTCCCGGAGTTCGTTGGGCAGGGTGCACTGTGTGCCCTCTGCCTCTTCACTGGCCACTGGTTCATGTTTTTGCTCACTGTTCCTGTTACTTGCTATCATCTCAGgct GTATGTGAAAAGAGAGCATCTTATTGATGTTACTGAGGTGTTTAGGGTACTTAATGCCGAGAAGAAATATCGGATAGCCAAACTTGCTTTATACTTAACAGTTCTCATTGTTACTATCTTCAG GATTCTTGCTGCAGGAAGAGTAATACTCTACAGTTCCAAGTTTGAAGAATTAGACATTCGGTTGAATCCTATAGGGTTCTAG